A section of the Ornithinimicrobium sufpigmenti genome encodes:
- a CDS encoding ABC transporter ATP-binding protein: protein MGERTAYPEEGSRTQGRAVLVGRGLRRTFGSGATEVHALDGVDIEVPAGAITVVRGPSGSGKTTLLNLLGGLDRPSAGQVLLDDGRVLSELPEKEVLAVRRERIGYVFQSFGLVPVLSAAENVEVPLRLQKVAVGERTERVEQALAMVGLERHARQRPYELSGGQQQRVGIARALVSRPDILIADEPTGQLDSETGALIMDLLARVTHEQQIASVVSTHDPVLMSRADQVVQLQDGRRVSGEG, encoded by the coding sequence ATGGGTGAGCGGACGGCATACCCGGAGGAGGGCTCGCGCACGCAGGGCCGCGCGGTGCTGGTCGGCCGGGGGCTGCGCCGCACCTTCGGCAGCGGCGCGACCGAGGTGCACGCGCTGGACGGGGTCGATATCGAGGTGCCCGCGGGCGCGATCACCGTCGTGCGCGGCCCTTCCGGCTCGGGCAAGACGACGCTGCTCAACCTGCTGGGCGGGCTGGACCGACCGAGCGCGGGGCAGGTGCTGCTCGACGACGGTCGGGTGCTCTCGGAGCTGCCCGAGAAGGAGGTGCTCGCGGTGCGCCGCGAGCGGATCGGCTACGTCTTCCAGAGCTTCGGGCTCGTCCCGGTGCTGTCCGCCGCCGAGAACGTGGAGGTGCCGCTGCGGCTGCAGAAGGTCGCCGTGGGCGAGCGGACCGAGCGGGTCGAGCAGGCGCTGGCGATGGTGGGGCTGGAGCGGCACGCGAGGCAGCGGCCGTACGAGCTCTCCGGCGGGCAGCAGCAGCGGGTCGGCATCGCGCGGGCCCTGGTCTCGCGGCCGGACATCCTCATCGCCGACGAGCCGACCGGACAGCTGGACTCCGAGACCGGCGCGCTCATCATGGACCTCCTCGCCCGGGTCACGCACGAGCAGCAGATCGCCTCGGTGGTCTCCACCCACGACCCGGTGCTGATGAGCCGGGCGGACCAGGTGGTGCAGCTGCAGGACGGCAGGCGGGTCAGCGGCGAGGGGTGA